A window of Kribbella amoyensis contains these coding sequences:
- a CDS encoding MarR family winged helix-turn-helix transcriptional regulator encodes MATTPVRTVPDLTGLLKHAGHVLETQLTAALAEVGLTPRMQCVLLYALEEERTQVQLAELAYLDKTTMVVTVDALEKAGLAERKPSETDRRARIVAVSEAGARAAEEGQRIVDRVHGEALAALAASQRGPFADALAELVGHHLATPVEAQPVRRARQRAK; translated from the coding sequence ATGGCCACCACCCCTGTGCGGACCGTTCCCGATCTGACCGGCTTGCTCAAGCATGCCGGGCACGTGCTCGAGACCCAGCTGACGGCCGCGTTGGCCGAGGTCGGGCTCACGCCCCGGATGCAGTGTGTGCTGCTCTACGCCCTCGAGGAGGAGCGGACCCAGGTCCAGCTGGCCGAGCTCGCGTACCTGGACAAGACCACGATGGTCGTCACGGTGGATGCCTTGGAAAAGGCAGGTCTCGCCGAGCGCAAGCCCTCGGAGACCGACCGGCGGGCGCGCATCGTCGCGGTCAGCGAGGCCGGTGCCCGGGCTGCCGAGGAGGGCCAGCGGATCGTGGACCGGGTGCACGGCGAGGCGCTGGCCGCCCTCGCCGCGTCGCAGCGCGGGCCGTTCGCCGACGCCCTGGCCGAACTGGTCGGCCACCACCTCGCGACGCCGGTCGAGGCGCAGCCGGTCCGGCGGGCCAGGCAGCGGGCAAAGTAG
- a CDS encoding DHA2 family efflux MFS transporter permease subunit: MLAVLCAMQLMIILDGTVVTVALPTIQADLGFSQAGLAWVMNSYLIAFAGLLLLAGRLGDLLGSKRVFLAGLALFTAASLVCGIATNAETLIAGRFAQGVGGALASAVILGMIVGLYPAPGEQARAMGVYSFTSAGGASVGLVVGGVITQTVGWHWAFLVNVPIGLVALLLAARLITTGRGLGLAQGADLLGAVLVTAGLSLAVYTIVQTAEPHAETGRTLLLAGIALVLLAGFVLRQARAAQPLLALRIFRDRQVSVANVVVVLMFAAGFGFQFMTALYLQRVLGFDSLATGLAFLPGPVTIGLMSLFVAGRLTVRFGSRKVLLAGLTAFFAALVLLGQAPVDGQYWLHVAPVLTLMGAGMGVAIPSAIMLAMSGAEATDAGLASGLNNTAQQAGAAVGTAVLATLAASRTTERLGAGAPEVAALRDGYSLAFLVAAAFVLAAIALTATQLKPKA; this comes from the coding sequence GTGCTGGCGGTGCTGTGCGCGATGCAGCTGATGATCATCCTCGACGGCACCGTGGTGACGGTCGCGCTGCCGACGATCCAGGCCGACCTCGGGTTCAGTCAGGCCGGGCTCGCCTGGGTGATGAACAGCTACCTGATCGCGTTCGCCGGGTTGCTCCTGCTGGCCGGACGGCTGGGTGACCTGCTCGGCAGCAAGCGGGTGTTCCTGGCCGGGCTCGCGCTGTTCACCGCCGCCTCGCTGGTCTGCGGGATCGCGACGAACGCGGAGACCCTGATCGCGGGCCGGTTCGCCCAGGGCGTCGGTGGCGCGCTGGCGTCGGCGGTGATCCTCGGCATGATCGTCGGGCTGTACCCCGCGCCGGGCGAGCAGGCCCGGGCGATGGGTGTTTACAGCTTCACCTCGGCCGGCGGCGCGTCGGTCGGCCTGGTCGTCGGCGGCGTGATCACGCAGACCGTCGGCTGGCACTGGGCCTTCCTCGTCAACGTGCCGATCGGACTCGTCGCCCTGCTGCTCGCGGCACGGTTGATCACTACCGGCCGTGGCCTCGGTCTGGCCCAGGGGGCCGATCTGCTTGGCGCCGTCCTGGTCACGGCCGGTCTGTCGCTCGCGGTCTACACGATCGTCCAGACCGCCGAACCGCACGCCGAGACCGGGCGCACGCTGCTGCTGGCCGGGATCGCGCTGGTCCTGCTGGCCGGCTTCGTCCTCCGGCAGGCCCGCGCCGCGCAGCCGTTGCTCGCGCTGCGCATCTTCCGCGACCGCCAGGTGTCGGTGGCGAACGTGGTGGTCGTGCTGATGTTCGCGGCCGGCTTCGGCTTCCAGTTCATGACCGCGCTGTACCTCCAGCGGGTGCTCGGCTTCGACTCCCTCGCCACCGGTCTCGCCTTCCTGCCGGGCCCGGTGACGATCGGGCTGATGTCGCTGTTCGTCGCCGGGCGGCTCACGGTCCGCTTCGGCAGCCGGAAGGTCCTGCTGGCCGGCCTGACCGCCTTCTTCGCCGCCCTCGTCCTGCTCGGCCAGGCGCCGGTCGACGGCCAGTACTGGCTGCATGTCGCGCCGGTGCTGACCTTGATGGGTGCGGGCATGGGCGTCGCGATCCCGTCCGCGATCATGCTCGCGATGTCCGGCGCCGAAGCCACCGACGCCGGTCTCGCCTCCGGCCTGAACAACACCGCCCAGCAGGCAGGAGCGGCGGTGGGTACCGCGGTCCTGGCCACCCTCGCGGCCTCCCGGACCACGGAACGCCTCGGCGCCGGCGCCCCTGAGGTCGCCGCCCTCCGCGACGGCTACAGCCTCGCCTTCCTCGTCGCTGCCGCGTTCGTCCTCGCGGCCATCGCCCTGACCGCCACGCAGCTCAAGCCGAAGGCCTGA